The following coding sequences lie in one Rhizobium rhododendri genomic window:
- a CDS encoding type II toxin-antitoxin system RelE/ParE family toxin: MRYTIRRHPAVEDDLFETVSMISDYAGIAVGLAKTDEIVNFIASLADFPKIGTVRDEIYPGLRAIPASEKAVVCFTVDDPTRTILIVCISYAGADWVSRVRHRR; this comes from the coding sequence ATGCGCTATACGATCCGTAGGCACCCGGCGGTCGAAGACGATCTTTTTGAGACCGTTTCGATGATTTCGGACTATGCCGGCATTGCAGTCGGACTGGCAAAGACAGATGAAATCGTGAATTTCATTGCGTCGCTCGCAGACTTTCCGAAAATCGGCACCGTGCGTGACGAAATCTATCCCGGGTTACGCGCTATACCGGCCTCTGAAAAAGCAGTTGTTTGTTTCACCGTCGACGACCCAACACGCACTATCCTAATAGTCTGCATCAGCTATGCAGGAGCCGATTGGGTTTCGCGGGTCCGGCATCGGCGCTAG
- a CDS encoding glycine--tRNA ligase subunit alpha, translating into MTAAAIPDHMNPKRSFQALILTLHAYWADKGCAVLQPYDMEVGAGTFHPATTLRALGPKPWKAAYVQPSRRPSDGRYGENPNRLQHYYQYQVILKPNPPNLQELYLGSLAAIGLDPLLHDIRFVEDDWESPTLGAWGLGWECWCDGMEVSQFTYFQQICGIECAPVAGELTYGLERLAMYVQGVDNVYDLNFNGREGDEKISYGDVFLQAEQEYSRHNFEFANTEMLHRHFIDAEKECLALLASGAPGEGDKRVLHKCVFPAYDQCIKASHVFNLLDARGVISVTERQSYILRVRTLAKACGEAFLLTDAGGANVMQAA; encoded by the coding sequence ATGACGGCTGCAGCCATTCCCGATCACATGAACCCGAAGCGCTCGTTCCAGGCGCTGATCCTGACGTTGCATGCCTATTGGGCGGATAAGGGTTGTGCGGTCCTGCAGCCCTATGACATGGAAGTCGGCGCCGGTACCTTCCATCCCGCGACGACGTTGCGCGCGCTCGGTCCGAAGCCTTGGAAGGCAGCCTATGTGCAGCCGTCGCGCCGCCCGTCCGATGGCCGATACGGCGAAAACCCCAATCGCCTGCAGCACTATTACCAGTATCAGGTGATCCTCAAGCCGAACCCGCCGAACCTGCAGGAATTGTATCTCGGCTCGCTGGCCGCCATCGGTCTCGATCCGCTGCTGCACGACATCCGCTTCGTCGAGGACGATTGGGAAAGCCCGACGCTGGGCGCCTGGGGTCTCGGCTGGGAGTGCTGGTGCGATGGCATGGAAGTCTCGCAGTTCACGTACTTCCAGCAGATTTGCGGCATCGAATGCGCACCCGTCGCCGGCGAACTGACCTACGGTCTCGAGCGGCTGGCCATGTATGTGCAGGGCGTCGATAACGTCTACGACCTCAATTTCAACGGCCGCGAGGGCGACGAGAAGATCTCCTATGGAGACGTCTTCCTGCAGGCGGAGCAGGAGTATTCGCGCCACAATTTCGAGTTCGCCAACACCGAGATGCTGCATCGCCACTTCATCGACGCAGAGAAGGAGTGCCTGGCGCTTCTGGCATCAGGCGCGCCGGGCGAGGGCGACAAACGGGTCCTGCACAAATGCGTCTTCCCGGCCTATGACCAGTGCATCAAGGCCAGCCACGTCTTCAATCTGCTCGATGCGCGCGGCGTGATCTCGGTCACCGAGCGCCAGAGCTACATCCTGCGTGTGAGAACGCTCGCCAAGGCTTGCGGCGAGGCCTTCCTGCTGACCGATGCTGGCGGGGCCAACGTCATGCAGGCGGCCTGA
- a CDS encoding LemA family protein, which produces MYIILGVAVLAAIYVIFVYNGLVRARQVAEEAWSGIDVQLKRRADLIPNLIETVKDYATHEKSTLEEVVSLRNQAQAVPSGDVAARGVAEGLLGQALGRVMALAEAYPDLKANQNFSELQASLETMESELQMARRYYNGAARDLNVKVESFPNNLVAGPFGFAKRPYFEVTNEADRAVPSVKF; this is translated from the coding sequence ATGTACATTATTCTGGGCGTGGCTGTGCTGGCCGCGATCTATGTGATCTTTGTCTACAACGGTCTGGTGCGTGCCCGGCAGGTGGCCGAAGAAGCCTGGTCCGGCATCGACGTGCAGCTGAAGCGCCGCGCCGACCTGATCCCCAACCTGATCGAAACCGTGAAGGACTATGCCACCCACGAAAAATCGACGCTGGAGGAGGTGGTCTCCCTGCGTAACCAGGCGCAGGCCGTGCCATCAGGCGATGTCGCCGCTCGCGGTGTCGCCGAAGGGCTGCTCGGGCAAGCTCTCGGCCGGGTCATGGCGCTGGCCGAAGCCTATCCGGACCTCAAGGCCAACCAGAATTTCTCCGAGCTGCAGGCCTCGCTGGAAACGATGGAGAGCGAGTTGCAGATGGCGCGGCGCTATTACAACGGCGCTGCCCGCGATCTGAACGTCAAGGTCGAGAGCTTTCCGAACAATCTCGTTGCCGGCCCGTTCGGTTTTGCCAAGCGTCCCTATTTCGAGGTCACCAATGAAGCCGATCGCGCCGTTCCATCCGTGAAATTCTAG
- the aroA gene encoding 3-phosphoshikimate 1-carboxyvinyltransferase: MGRAKLTIIPPGKPLTGRAVPPGSKSITNRALLLAGLAKGTSRLTGALKSDDTRYMADALRAMGVSVEEPDSTTFIVTGTGVWSAPEKPLFLGNAGTATRFLTAAVASVAGTVVVDGDQHMRKRPIGPLVTALKSLGIDVEAPTGCPPVTVRGNGHFGSGRVEVDAGLSSQYVSALLMAAPLASPGANQPVTVTLAGADIGARGYVDLTLDVMQAYGAKVEQRDGVSWTIQPTGYTATDFHIEPDASAATYLWGAEVLSGGAIDIGTPADAFTQPDAKAHAVISAFPHMPGVIDGSQMQDAIPTIAVLAAFNETPVRFVGIANLRVKECDRIRALSTGLNAIREGLATEEGDDLIVAADPSLAGQRLEAEIDTFADHRIAMSFALAGLVIDGITILDPDCVAKTFPDYWQVLASLGVTYTDDAS, from the coding sequence ATGGGCAGAGCAAAACTCACGATTATTCCGCCGGGCAAGCCGCTCACCGGTCGCGCCGTGCCGCCCGGATCGAAGTCCATTACCAATCGTGCGCTGCTGTTGGCCGGCCTCGCCAAGGGCACCAGCCGGCTGACCGGCGCGTTGAAAAGCGATGATACCCGATACATGGCCGATGCGCTGCGCGCCATGGGCGTCAGCGTCGAGGAACCGGATAGCACGACTTTCATCGTCACCGGCACGGGTGTGTGGTCTGCGCCCGAAAAGCCCTTGTTTCTTGGAAATGCCGGCACTGCGACGCGCTTCCTGACGGCGGCTGTGGCAAGCGTTGCTGGAACCGTGGTCGTCGATGGCGACCAGCATATGCGTAAACGGCCTATAGGACCGCTGGTCACAGCATTGAAATCGCTCGGCATCGATGTTGAAGCCCCGACCGGATGCCCGCCTGTGACAGTGCGTGGCAACGGCCATTTCGGCTCTGGCCGGGTGGAAGTCGATGCCGGCCTTTCCAGCCAATATGTCTCGGCATTGTTGATGGCTGCACCTCTGGCATCGCCGGGCGCAAACCAGCCCGTCACCGTAACCCTTGCAGGTGCAGACATCGGCGCGCGCGGCTATGTGGACCTGACCCTGGATGTCATGCAGGCTTACGGAGCGAAGGTAGAGCAGCGCGACGGCGTCTCCTGGACCATTCAACCGACCGGCTACACGGCAACCGATTTCCACATCGAGCCAGATGCATCGGCGGCCACCTATCTCTGGGGTGCCGAAGTGCTCAGCGGCGGGGCCATCGACATCGGCACGCCGGCAGACGCATTTACCCAGCCGGATGCCAAGGCCCATGCGGTGATTTCGGCCTTTCCGCATATGCCTGGTGTCATCGACGGATCGCAAATGCAGGACGCCATCCCGACCATCGCCGTGCTGGCCGCGTTCAACGAAACTCCGGTCCGGTTCGTCGGTATCGCCAACCTGCGCGTCAAGGAATGCGACCGTATCCGCGCCCTGTCGACCGGCCTGAACGCCATCCGCGAAGGGCTGGCGACGGAGGAGGGCGACGACCTGATCGTTGCTGCCGATCCGAGCCTCGCCGGACAGCGTCTGGAAGCGGAAATCGATACCTTTGCCGATCACCGCATTGCGATGAGCTTTGCGCTGGCTGGTCTTGTTATCGACGGGATTACCATTCTGGATCCCGATTGCGTTGCCAAGACATTCCCTGATTACTGGCAGGTGCTGGCATCGCTGGGGGTGACTTATACGGACGACGCCAGCTAG
- a CDS encoding DUF2207 domain-containing protein: MIRIAARLCLLCLGLLVTGAASAQEVITAFQQAIILDKDASMQVTETIGVNAEGRDIRHGIFRDFPLTFQDAYGRTATVDLTVQSVSRDGSPEQWRSESIEGGIRIYIGSADVTLSPGRHEFQLTYKTNRQTRYFDDYDELYWNVTGTGWVFPIQQASATVMLPEGVRPQGLDFATGPLGSKGRNARVSEDGSDVVFETTRPLAPKEGLTIAIKLAKGAVDAPSVDQQRAWFLRDNSDLIIAGIGLLLVLAYYGRSWVKVGRDPDRGVVVPRWDAPEGTSPALVNYIDNRGFSSGGWTALSSAALNLAVNGYVVLEDLDSSIVIRRTAKTAAGKLDAGEQTLLNAIGGKDDALVIDKAHGEKVQATGEAFRDAIEKEHRDAYYKSNALYTFGGIVLSLVVFVCIVVFGRLHENAMPLIIVPGMLSVFGVAVAAFIGRSFRPNAGTVRKVFAVLVFAFIAFVAVSVVAILFAAQTSSPAIVGDLPLTVAIIGIFAANCVFFFLMGAPTALGARVMDGIAGLRQYLTLAEKDRMNMQGAPTMSPKHFETLLPYAVALGVEKPWTKSFESWFAAAAIGGVAYAPGWYGGSFGADSFSDRIGGFSSSMASTIASTIPAPVSTSDSAFSSSGGGSSSGGGGGGGGGGGW, from the coding sequence GTGATACGGATTGCCGCACGTCTTTGTCTGCTGTGTCTTGGGCTGCTCGTTACCGGGGCTGCATCGGCGCAGGAGGTCATCACCGCCTTCCAGCAGGCCATCATCCTCGACAAGGACGCCTCGATGCAGGTGACCGAGACAATCGGCGTCAATGCCGAGGGTCGCGATATCCGCCATGGCATTTTCCGCGATTTCCCGCTGACGTTCCAGGATGCGTACGGCAGGACAGCGACCGTCGATCTTACGGTTCAATCGGTTAGCCGCGATGGCAGCCCTGAGCAATGGCGCAGCGAGAGTATCGAAGGCGGCATCCGCATTTATATCGGGTCTGCCGACGTCACCCTCAGCCCCGGACGCCATGAATTTCAGCTCACCTACAAGACCAACCGCCAGACCCGCTATTTCGACGACTACGACGAGCTGTACTGGAACGTCACCGGTACCGGATGGGTGTTCCCGATCCAACAGGCGTCGGCAACGGTCATGCTGCCCGAAGGTGTCAGGCCGCAGGGTCTCGATTTTGCCACCGGGCCGCTTGGATCAAAGGGCAGGAATGCCCGGGTCAGCGAGGACGGCAGCGATGTCGTTTTCGAGACCACCCGGCCGTTGGCCCCAAAGGAAGGCCTGACGATCGCCATCAAGCTGGCAAAGGGCGCCGTCGATGCTCCGAGCGTCGACCAGCAGCGCGCCTGGTTCCTGCGCGACAACAGCGACCTCATCATCGCCGGTATCGGCCTGTTGCTGGTGCTGGCGTACTATGGACGCAGCTGGGTCAAGGTTGGCCGCGACCCCGACCGCGGTGTCGTCGTACCCCGCTGGGATGCGCCTGAAGGAACCTCGCCAGCCTTGGTCAACTATATAGACAATCGCGGCTTTTCCTCCGGCGGCTGGACCGCACTGTCCTCCGCCGCGCTCAATCTCGCCGTCAACGGCTACGTCGTGCTGGAAGATCTTGACAGCAGCATCGTCATCCGCCGCACGGCCAAAACTGCAGCCGGCAAGCTCGATGCCGGCGAGCAGACGTTGCTGAACGCGATTGGCGGCAAGGACGACGCGCTGGTCATCGACAAGGCCCACGGCGAAAAGGTTCAGGCAACCGGCGAGGCGTTCCGCGACGCGATCGAGAAGGAACATCGCGACGCTTACTACAAGAGCAACGCGCTCTACACGTTCGGTGGCATCGTGCTGTCGCTGGTGGTGTTCGTCTGCATCGTCGTTTTCGGCCGGCTGCACGAAAATGCAATGCCGCTGATCATCGTGCCCGGCATGCTGTCGGTTTTCGGCGTCGCGGTCGCCGCCTTCATTGGAAGGTCGTTCCGTCCCAATGCAGGCACGGTGCGCAAGGTCTTCGCGGTACTGGTCTTTGCCTTCATCGCCTTTGTCGCCGTCTCTGTCGTCGCCATCCTCTTCGCTGCGCAGACCTCGTCGCCCGCCATCGTCGGCGACCTGCCGCTGACGGTCGCGATCATCGGCATCTTCGCTGCCAATTGCGTCTTCTTCTTCCTGATGGGCGCGCCGACTGCCCTCGGCGCCAGGGTGATGGATGGCATCGCCGGGCTCCGGCAGTACCTGACGCTCGCCGAAAAGGACCGGATGAACATGCAGGGCGCTCCGACCATGTCGCCGAAGCATTTCGAAACGCTGCTCCCCTATGCGGTGGCGCTCGGCGTCGAAAAGCCCTGGACTAAAAGCTTCGAGAGCTGGTTTGCCGCAGCCGCCATCGGCGGCGTTGCTTACGCGCCAGGCTGGTACGGCGGCAGCTTCGGTGCCGACAGTTTCTCGGACCGCATCGGCGGCTTCTCCTCATCGATGGCCTCGACCATAGCCTCGACGATCCCGGCTCCCGTCTCCACCTCCGACAGCGCCTTCTCCAGCAGCGGCGGTGGCAGCTCATCCGGAGGTGGCGGCGGCGGTGGAGGCGGCGGCGGCTGGTGA